From the Purpureocillium takamizusanense chromosome 6, complete sequence genome, one window contains:
- the YCK2 gene encoding Non-specific serine/threonine protein kinase (EggNog:ENOG503NV9M~COG:T), whose protein sequence is MASSSSNVVGVHYRVGKKIGEGSFGVIFEGTNLLNNQQVAIKFEPRKSDAPQLRDEYRTYKILVGCPGIPNVYYFGQEGLHNILVIDLLGPSLEDLFDHCGRRFTIKTVVMVAKQMLSRVQTIHEKNLIYRDIKPDNFLIGRPGTKASNVIHVVDFGMAKQYRDPKTKQHIPYRERKSLSGTARYMSINTHLGREQSRRDDLEALGHVFMYFLRGGLPWQGLKAATNKQKYEKIGEKKQTTAIKDLCEGFPEEFCKYLTYVRNLGFEDTPDYDYLRDLFSQALKNAGEVEDGEYDWMKISKDSGKGWDSMKNHGAAYLHNPNNLTVSRLNAAQPPTPSPIKQMGKQRDRPSAPGAIPGQRTSGVGGLRDMATPTGSTQAQFQNSTQNLPQQRVPQQGPMVAAGQPNQRPAEPQPSGFQKFMKAICCG, encoded by the exons ATGGCTTCATCTTCGTCaaatgtcgtcggcgtccatTACCGCGTAGGGAAGAAGATTGGCGAGGGTTCATTCGGTGTCATCTTCGAGGGAACCAATCTGTTGAACAACCAGCAAGTTGCCATCAAATTC GAACCCCGAAAGAGCGACGCTCCACAGTTGCGAGATGAGTACCGAACGTACAAGATTCTCGTGGGCTGCC CTGGCATCCCCAATGTCTACTACTTTGGCCAGGAAGGCCTTCAcaacatcctcgtcatcgatCTCCTAGGCCCCTCGCTGGAGGACCTTTTCGACCACTGCGGACGACGGTTCACCATCAAGACAGTCGTCATGGTGGCGAAGCAAATGCTCTCGAGGGTCCAGACGATACACGAGAAGAACCTCATCTACCGCGATATCAAGCCGGACAACTTCTTGATTGGCCGCCCCGGCACCAAGGCCTCCAACGTAATCCACGTCGTCGATTTCGGTATGGCCAAGCAGTACCGGGACCCCAAGACGAAGCAGCACATTCCATACCGCGAGCGAAAGTCTCTGTCTGGCACTGCTCGTTACATGAGCATCAACACCCACTTGGGCCGCGAACAGTCCAGACgagacgacctcgaggcccttggcCACGTCTTCATGTACTTCCTGCGGGGTGGCCTACCCTGGCAAGGCCTCAAGGCTGCAACTAACAAGCAAAAGTACGAGAAGATtggcgagaagaagcagacgacggccatcAAGGACCTATGTGAAGGTTTCCCCGAGGAGTTCTGCAAGTACCTCACCTACGTTCGCAACCTCGGATTCGAAGACACCCCCGACTACGACTACCTCCGAGATCTCTTCAGCCAGGCCCTCAAGAACGCTGGCGAggtcgaagacggcgagtACGACTGGATGAAGATCAGCAAGGATTCGGGAAAGGGGTGGGACTCGATGAAGAATCACGGCGCGGCATATCTGCACAACCCAAAC AACCTCACCGTCAGCCGTTTAAACGCCGCGCAACCCCCCACTCCGTCACCGATCAAGCAGATGGGCAAGCAGAGAGATCGGCCAAGCGCGCCCGGCGCCATCCCGGGCCAGCGCACCAGCGGAGTGGGGGGTCTCAGAGACATGGCCACCCCGACTGGCTCTACTCAAGCTCAATTCCAGAACAGCACCCAGAACCTACCGCAACAGAGGGTGCCGCAGCAGGGTcccatggtggcggcgggccagcctAACCAGCGGCCCGCGGAGCCCCAGCCCAGTGGCTTCCAGAAGTTCATGAAGGCTATTTGCTGCGGCTAG
- the YCK2 gene encoding Non-specific serine/threonine protein kinase (EggNog:ENOG503NV9M~COG:T), whose translation MTCIAGIPNVYYFGQEGLHNILVIDLLGPSLEDLFDHCGRRFTIKTVVMVAKQMLSRVQTIHEKNLIYRDIKPDNFLIGRPGTKASNVIHVVDFGMAKQYRDPKTKQHIPYRERKSLSGTARYMSINTHLGREQSRRDDLEALGHVFMYFLRGGLPWQGLKAATNKQKYEKIGEKKQTTAIKDLCEGFPEEFCKYLTYVRNLGFEDTPDYDYLRDLFSQALKNAGEVEDGEYDWMKISKDSGKGWDSMKNHGAAYLHNPNVRPGPSQMELHSGHRPGNTTSHQQAQNLTVSRLNAAQPPTPSPIKQMGKQRDRPSAPGAIPGQRTSGVGGLRDMATPTGSTQAQFQNSTQNLPQQRVPQQGPMVAAGQPNQRPAEPQPSGFQKFMKAICCG comes from the coding sequence ATGACATGCATAGCTGGCATCCCCAATGTCTACTACTTTGGCCAGGAAGGCCTTCAcaacatcctcgtcatcgatCTCCTAGGCCCCTCGCTGGAGGACCTTTTCGACCACTGCGGACGACGGTTCACCATCAAGACAGTCGTCATGGTGGCGAAGCAAATGCTCTCGAGGGTCCAGACGATACACGAGAAGAACCTCATCTACCGCGATATCAAGCCGGACAACTTCTTGATTGGCCGCCCCGGCACCAAGGCCTCCAACGTAATCCACGTCGTCGATTTCGGTATGGCCAAGCAGTACCGGGACCCCAAGACGAAGCAGCACATTCCATACCGCGAGCGAAAGTCTCTGTCTGGCACTGCTCGTTACATGAGCATCAACACCCACTTGGGCCGCGAACAGTCCAGACgagacgacctcgaggcccttggcCACGTCTTCATGTACTTCCTGCGGGGTGGCCTACCCTGGCAAGGCCTCAAGGCTGCAACTAACAAGCAAAAGTACGAGAAGATtggcgagaagaagcagacgacggccatcAAGGACCTATGTGAAGGTTTCCCCGAGGAGTTCTGCAAGTACCTCACCTACGTTCGCAACCTCGGATTCGAAGACACCCCCGACTACGACTACCTCCGAGATCTCTTCAGCCAGGCCCTCAAGAACGCTGGCGAggtcgaagacggcgagtACGACTGGATGAAGATCAGCAAGGATTCGGGAAAGGGGTGGGACTCGATGAAGAATCACGGCGCGGCATATCTGCACAACCCAAACGTGAGGCCCGGCCCATCTCAAATGGAACTGCACAGTGGCCATCGTCCTGGGAATACCACCTCTCACCAGCAAGCACAGAACCTCACCGTCAGCCGTTTAAACGCCGCGCAACCCCCCACTCCGTCACCGATCAAGCAGATGGGCAAGCAGAGAGATCGGCCAAGCGCGCCCGGCGCCATCCCGGGCCAGCGCACCAGCGGAGTGGGGGGTCTCAGAGACATGGCCACCCCGACTGGCTCTACTCAAGCTCAATTCCAGAACAGCACCCAGAACCTACCGCAACAGAGGGTGCCGCAGCAGGGTcccatggtggcggcgggccagcctAACCAGCGGCCCGCGGAGCCCCAGCCCAGTGGCTTCCAGAAGTTCATGAAGGCTATTTGCTGCGGCTAG
- the ERP1 gene encoding emp24p/erv25p- protein (SECRETED:SignalP(1-16~SECRETED:cutsite=AQA-LY~SECRETED:prob=0.9524)~EggNog:ENOG503NVYE~COG:U~TransMembrane:1 (n3-11c16/17o187-207i)), with the protein MRFLLPLLTLVSAAQALYFFVDGATSKCFFEELPKGTLVVGHYSAEEWDDRMHSWQQHSGISIFISVDEVFDNDHRVVSQRGQSSGRFTFTAQEAGDHRICFTTSSSSGRSGWLSSSGPNGGIKLRLDLAIGDSSQIESSDKGKLQDIAGRVKDLNARLNDIRREQVFQREREAEFRDQSEATNARVIRWIVIQLLVIGITCAWQLSHLRSFFIKQKLT; encoded by the exons ATGAGGTTCCTCCTGCCGTTGCTGACCCTCGTGTCAGCCGCTCAGGCGCTGTACttcttcgtcgacggcgcgacCTCTAAATGCTTCTTCGAGGAGCTGCCAAAGGgcacgctcgtcgtcgggcactACTCTGCCGAGGAGTGGGACGACCGCATGCACTCGTGGCAACAACACAGCGGCATCAGCATCTTCATCTCCGTCGAC GAGGTATTCGACAATGACCACCGGGTCGTGTCCCAGCGCGGACAGTCGTCCGGCCGCTTCACCTTCACCGCCCAAGAGGCCGGGGACCACCGAATCTGCTTCACCACGTCTAGCAGCTCTGGTCGCTCGGGCTGGCTCTCGTCGAGTGGCcccaacggcggcatcaagctGCGCCTCGATCTCGCCATCGGCGACTCCAGCCAAATCGAGAGCAgcgacaagggcaagctCCAGGACATTGCCGGCCGTGTCAAGGACCTCAACGCCAGGCTCAACGACATCCGCCGGGAGCAAGTCTTCCAGAGA GAGCGAGAGGCCGAGTTCCGCGACCAGTCCGAAGCGACCAACGCTCGCGTTATCCGCTGGATCGTCATCCAGCTTCTTGTCATCGGCATCACCTGCGCATGGCAGCTATCCCACCTGCGCTCCTTCTTCATCAAGCAGAAGCTCACTTGA
- the SWC4 gene encoding swr complex subunit (EggNog:ENOG503P02A~COG:K~BUSCO:EOG09262OLP) yields MSSSDVRDVLNLPDGAAGARPSKKQKVSAPRPSLKGLAREVHQLGGDNPIAIVPEVTQFKKRRLASRKPAARWELRPFRNSGREDRSLVLRHWRRKETKEGQEETQQDAEHQTGPEMEDSAFAKFNVQVSVPQYSDDQYRQSLRSDDWSKEETDYLMDLVRDYDIRWPIIWDRYEWNPPATNGEANADGDESKAVVPTARSRTMEDLKARYYEVAAKMMAAQKPVQYMTQPEFALHELMANFNAQQEKARKDFAIHSLSRSREEAREEESLLLEIKRIMARSERFNEERRELYNRLDYPRGDADISSLKSSAGLQALLQTLMTVDKTKKRKSIMGADGVSPGGTTTQQAGAQDSAKRESTAASTGNNNRESIGAAATPTGGNKKAAQQQQQQQQQQAPPQQQQQQPQERRKLTSQEEAIYGVTRHDRLGSGPSFRTEKINKMFSHKSNQQQIRINNTLNELDVPSKLAMPTAATTLQYEQLLAAVNGLLDARKVSDKLDAEIKLESAKKAEREKTTARTGSGPDAEATKTEANAETGGSDEKAAEGPKETAISSGDNGNGEEQPQQSDLADKGDGANDTQPLADGQDAGQEEQDDKADEGKSGRPGSSGTNHKRSASVLSAVSDKSAKRQKK; encoded by the coding sequence ATGTCTTCCTCCGATGTCCGTGATGTCCTCAAtctgcccgacggcgccgccggggcgcgACCGTCTAAAAAGCAGAAGGTGtcagcgccgaggccgagcctGAAGGGCCTGGCGCGCGAGGTGCACCAGCTTGGTGGCGACAACCCGATCGCGATAGTGCCCGAGGTCACGCAGTTCAAGAAGCGACGACTCGCCAGCCGCAAGCCTGCCGCGCGATGGGAGCTGCGGCCGTTCCGAAACTCGGGCCGCGAGGATCGTAGCTTGGTCCTGCGGCACTGGAGGCGGAAAGAAACCAAAGAGGGCCAAGAGGAGACACAGCAAGATGCAGAGCACCAGACGGGGCCCGAGATGGAAGATTCCGCCTTTGCCAAGTTCAATGTCCAAGTCTCCGTCCCTCAGTACAGCGATGATCAGTATCGGCAGTCTCTAAGGAGCGATGATTGGTCCAAGGAAGAGACGGACTACCTGATGGATCTCGTACGCGATTACGATATCCGCTGGCCCATCATTTGGGACAGATACGAGTGGAACCCGCCGGCGACCAACGGCGAAGCGAATGCAGACGGTGATGAAAGCAAAGCCGTAGTGCCCacggcgaggtcgcggaCCATGGAAGACCTCAAGGCGCGATACTACGAGGTCGCGGCGAAGATGATGGCGGCTCAGAAACCCGTCCAATACATGACACAGCCAGAGTTCGCACTGCACGAACTAATGGCCAATTTTAATGCGCAGCAAGAGAAGGCCCGCAAAGATTTTGCCATACATTCACTGTCGAGGTCCCGGGAGGAGGccagggaggaggagtcgtTACTCCTAGAGATCAAGCGGATTATGGCAAGGAGTGAGCGCTTCAACGAAGAGCGGAGGGAACTCTACAATCGTCTGGATTACCCGCGGGGAGATGCGGATATCAGCTCCCTCAAGTCGTCTGCTGGCTTGCAGGCCCTACTCCAAACTCTGATGACGGTCGACAAGACAAAGAAGCGAAAGTCCATCATGGGCGCGGATGGGGTCAGCCCAGGAGGTACCACCACGCAGCAGGCTGGCGCACAGGACTCTGCCAAGCGAGAGAGCACTGCTGCTTCAACCGGAAACAACAACCGCGAATCAATTGGAGCTgctgcgacgccgaccgGAGGCAACAAGAAGGCTgcccaacagcagcaacagcagcagcaacaacaagcgccgccgcagcagcagcagcagcagccacaagAGCGGCGCAAGCTTACGTCTCAGGAGGAGGCCATATATGGCGTCACTCGTCACGATAGGCTCGGGTCCGGACCCTCATTCAGGACTGAGAAAATCAACAAGATGTTCTCGCACAAGTCCAATCAGCAGCAGATACGTATCAACAATACGCTCAACGAGCTGGACGTCCCGAGCAAACTGGCAATGCCCACCGCGGCCACAACGCTTCAGTACGAGCAGCTCCTGGCTGCTGTTAATGGCCTTCTCGACGCACGCAAAGTCTCGGACAAGCTTGATGCCGAGATCAAGCTAGAGAGTGCAAAGAAGGCGGAGCgcgagaagacgacggcgcgcacaGGATCAGGGCCTGACGCTGAGGCGACAAAAACGGAAGCAAACGCAGAAACTGGTGGCAGTGACGAGAAAGCCGCCGAGGGCCCCAAAGAGACCGCAATATCTTCCGGCGAtaacggcaacggcgaggaGCAACCTCAGCAGTCAGATCTAGCGGACAAGGGCGATGGCGCAAATGACACACAACCGCTGGctgacggccaagacgccggGCAGGAAGAGCAAGACGATAAAGCTGATGAAGGAAAGTCGGGCAGGCCTGGAAGCAGCGGTACAAATCACAAGCGGAGCGCTAGTGTGCTGAGTGCTGTGAGCGACAAGAGCGCCAAACGACAGAAGAAGTGA
- a CDS encoding uncharacterized protein (EggNog:ENOG503P7YH), with amino-acid sequence MLQEPSVAMPDPDTSSQGLQTLMERQPDDFCRLMPSNGDTEQRTEFFSRYCQAKAYPSMGGVVLGFFTAVQLKQLGLSNMESTSRSHDDAEEDNLALSMMRQGAHWWPTWDLYQRHRDRFIDKLTPYGFHFPPRINVGYPSSGSGVWVFKFSEDIMGLGGGEAVEPTLECMPEGWYERINMAITADERCEVLKSFGAKFYEIVEECEDIPRTLEEGRLRGERYELLLRKMEDDDYLDSWLEYCVTDTD; translated from the coding sequence ATGCTGCAAGAACCCTCAGTCGCAATGCCTGATCCTGATACGTCATCACAAGGTTTGCAAACACTCATGGAACGGCAGCCTGACGACTTTTGTCGCCTCATGCCCAGTAACGGGGACACAGAACAGCGAACCGAATTCTTCTCGCGATATTGCCAGGCCAAGGCCTACCCGTCCATGGGCGGGGTCGTCCTTGGCTTCTTCACTGCCGTCCAGCTCAAACAGCTTGGCCTCTCCAACATGGAATCAACGTCGCGCTCACATGACGATGCAGAAGAGGACAACCTTGCCCTTTCCATGATGCGGCAGGGCGCGCATTGGTGGCCGACTTGGGACCTATACCAGCGCCACCGCGACCGCTTTATTGACAAGCTCACACCATATGGCTTCCACTTTCCGCCACGTATCAATGTAGGTTACCCTTCTTCCGGCAGTGGGGTCTGGGTCTTCAAGTTCTCGGAAGACATAATGGGTCTCGGTGGCGGTGAGGCTGTCGAGCCTACTCTGGAGTGTATGCCAGAAGGCTGGTACGAGAGGATCAATATGGCGATCACTGCCGATGAGAGGTGCGAGGTTCTCAAGTCATTTGGTGCCAAATTTTATGAAATAGTGGAAGAGTGCGAAGACATTCCAAGAACCCTTGAGGAAGGGCGTCTCAGAGGGGAAAGGTACGAGTTGCTGCTGCGTAAGATGGAAGACGATGATTATCTAGACAGTTGGCTAGAATATTGCGTGACGGATACGGATTGA